The genomic stretch CAAAAGTTAATGTTTTGGAAGTTGTTCCATTAAGTTTATTTAGCATTTCCGTTAAAACCAAGGAGGTACTTACAGCAGGATAAGAATAAGATCTATTCTCTACATTTAAAGTTGAAGACCAATCGTTCCTTAGAGTAGCATTGATGAACCAATAACCATCATAATTAATTTCCATGGCTGCAAAAACTGAATTAATCTTCTTCCAAATATCAACCTCATTATTAGCAATACCTGCAAGATCACTGGTGTTAGTGACACTAAAAACATTCGGAACAATTAAATTTTGAGTACTAAAATAAAGAGCTTTAGTTCTTGTCTCCATTAATTGTCCATACACCGAAAGCGAACCACCCCATTTTCCAAATAAATTATCTCTTTTAGCAGTAAGGCTTGCTATATAATTATTTTCATAAAATTTTTCTTCACTGGTTGCATAAGAATTACGTCGTGAAGATCCTGTCCATACTCTTGCATCTGCATTTAAAGTATAAAAATCAGTCCCAAGTCTTACATCTGCACTTAGCCAATCATTAAACTGATATTTAAGATAACTATTCAATAATGCACGATCTTTTTTATCGGCATTGAGACTATTGTACGCAGACCAATAAGGGTTGATACCATTTGGACTAATCCAATTAGACAATACATTATTCTGTGTCTGCCCTTCGCGATAATCACGAATATCAATATTTTGCGGCATAAGGAGAATATTAGAATAATAATTTCCATCTCCTCTTCCCGATGCAGGCCTATTATTCGCTTTACTACTAATATATTGTGCCTTTACTTCTGATGTCCATCTTTTTTCCTTTCCAAAAACAGAATTCATTTTGGCCATGAAATTGAATCTCTCAAATTTAGAATTAGGAATTTGACTGTTATCATTTAAATAATTGAAGGACGTATATAAACTTGTTCCTTCACCTAAATTTTCCTGAAAATTTAATGTATGTTGAGTATTGATACCTGTTTTGAAAAAATTATTCAGGTTATCATATCGCTTCATATTAGCTCCCTCCAATGCAGGTCCCCATGAACTTGTATTCTCACTATTAGCAGGATTAACAACACCATTTTGTCCCAAACCAAAGCTTTTCTGCATATCAGGTTTCATAAAAATAGTTTCAAATCCTAAATTGGTAGAGTAAGTAATTCCTATGCCTCCTCTTTTCCTGCCTGTTTTTGTTGTAATCAAAATAACCCCATTCCCACCTCGGGAACCATATAATGCAGAAGCTGCACCTCCTTTAAGGACAGAAATACTTTCTATATCTTCGGCACTAATATCATTCAGTCCATTTCCCATATCCAGATCAGGATTCCAAAAATCATTATTAAAGGCACCATTATTCTGTTTAGGTTTTACTCCCATTCCATTACTCAATGGGACACCATCTACAACAATCAAAGGCTGACTGTCTCCTCTAAGAGAATTGAAACCTCTTAAATTGATTCTTGACGATGAAGCAGGGCCAAAACCTCCTTTAATCACCTGCATACCCGCCACTTTACCAACTAACGCATTGGTTACATTAGTTTCTTTTGCATCAACCAGTGTTTGACCTTTTACATCCTGGAAAGAATATCCCAAGCTCTTTTTTTCTTTTTTAACTCCGTAGGCTGTTACAACAACTTCATCAATTTTTCCAACTTTAGTAGAGTCTGTATGCTGTGCAGACAATCTAGTAAAGCAAAAAAATAAAGATGAGAGAAGTGCCGCCTTAACTAAGGTTCTTTTCATAATTATATTTAATATTTCGCAATCAAATATAATATTTTAACAGTATTTAATACTATACCATCAAAAAACAAGCACAATAATTAAAATATCACTGATACAATTGAAGTTATGATTTCAAATCAAAAAAAATAGCCTAAATTTTAATAGCAGTAGAAAATTTTTGAATGCAAAAAAATCTTATCAACAATAAGCTTAAAGAATAAATAAAAGAATTCGATATACATTTTAAAGAGTAGATCTTTTCTGAACAATCGCTTTTATCATGAGTAATAAAATAAATTGATATAATACTTTAGTTTGACTAAATATTCACGCTCTGTTATTTCGTAGGCGTCTACAGCGTTACTCAAAGATATTCCTTATTTAATGGCAATAGATCCTTACAGGACAACAAATACGGTAAGACAGTCAGAAGTAATGATACCAGGAGTATATCAGGGATATGATATGGTTTGATGTGATGGTTTATTGTTTGTGGTGTTTGTGATAGTTTGGTTGGTTTATTGTTTTTGTGATGTTTGTGATGAGTTGTGT from Chryseobacterium indologenes encodes the following:
- a CDS encoding SusC/RagA family TonB-linked outer membrane protein → MKRTLVKAALLSSLFFCFTRLSAQHTDSTKVGKIDEVVVTAYGVKKEKKSLGYSFQDVKGQTLVDAKETNVTNALVGKVAGMQVIKGGFGPASSSRINLRGFNSLRGDSQPLIVVDGVPLSNGMGVKPKQNNGAFNNDFWNPDLDMGNGLNDISAEDIESISVLKGGAASALYGSRGGNGVILITTKTGRKRGGIGITYSTNLGFETIFMKPDMQKSFGLGQNGVVNPANSENTSSWGPALEGANMKRYDNLNNFFKTGINTQHTLNFQENLGEGTSLYTSFNYLNDNSQIPNSKFERFNFMAKMNSVFGKEKRWTSEVKAQYISSKANNRPASGRGDGNYYSNILLMPQNIDIRDYREGQTQNNVLSNWISPNGINPYWSAYNSLNADKKDRALLNSYLKYQFNDWLSADVRLGTDFYTLNADARVWTGSSRRNSYATSEEKFYENNYIASLTAKRDNLFGKWGGSLSVYGQLMETRTKALYFSTQNLIVPNVFSVTNTSDLAGIANNEVDIWKKINSVFAAMEINYDGYWFINATLRNDWSSTLNVENRSYSYPAVSTSLVLTEMLNKLNGTTSKTLTFAKLRVAYAVTGNGLSSYELYNTYKLAADPTGHAILGRERTLYDASLQAEKLKTFEVGADLKFFNKVSLDVSYFVNTATKQLINLPMNPLSGYEDRKINGGKIQNSGVEVVLNTDIFKNENFNWNVNANFSQLKSEVKELYGSISKYPLGSGYDNVTIFAEVGKPYGAIYGTKFLRVEDVNNPNFGKLIVGANGLPQATPDQYYLGDQTPRALFGFTNSFSYKNIGLSFQIDGRIGGKFYSATQSALQKVGLAEDTAPGGKRDNFVLDAVVQQSGGGYTSNTKEITQQDYWAAVTVGNLGITEQNIYDATNIRLRNVQVSYSFPKSLFQKFALQSAKVAFTANNVWMLYSKAKGIDPESVFAINSNAVGFENLSFPTTRSYLFTITLGF